The window TGATAGTGAGTTTATTCTTTCATCGTCGACAAGTAATATTTTCATAGATAAGAATATTATATTAAAAAGCCCCGTCTGTGAAGACGGGGCTTTTTAATTACATTTCGTTAGGAAGCTGTTTGAGCTGCTCGTATGTGTAGACTGGTCCGTCCTGACATACGTAGCTGCCGCCGATGTTACAGCGTCCGCAGATTCCGATACCGCACTTCATGCGTTTTTCAAGCGTGGTGATGATCTGATCATCTTTAAACCCAAGCTTGGCAAGGGCCTGCACTGTGAACTTAATCATGATTGGCGGGCCACAGGTTACAGCAAATGCGTTTTTGGAAGGAGGATTGATATCCAGCAGCACGTTGGGGATAAGTCCGACATTGTGCTCCCATCCTTCGTATTCTGAGTCGATAGTCAGGTGGGTGTCTAGATCATCACGCTCCATCCACTCTGGCAGTTCATAGCTGAACGCCATATCTACGGGGCTTCTTGCTCCGTAAAGTAGAGTTATTTTTCCGTAATCATCGCGATTATCCAGCATGTAGTAGAGCAGGGTGCGTAGCGGTGCCATACCGATACCGCCGCCGACGAAGACGATGTCCTTGCCTTTCATTGCTTCGTAAGGAAAGCAGTTGCCAAGTGGGGCTCGTACTCCGATCTGGTCTCCTGCACTTAGTGTGTGGAGCTTGCTGGTAACTTCACCTGTCCGCATGACGCTGAACTGCAGATAATCCATGCGGGTCGGGGTGGAGTTGATTACGAATGTTGCTTCACCTATACCGAAAGCGGACAGCTGTCCGACCTGACCGGGTTCAAAGGAGAAGTTTTTCTTAATTTCCGGATTGTTTAAAGTAACCCGGAAAGTTTTAATATTAGGTGTTTCCTCAATGACTTCCTGAATGGTAGCCATAGCCGGAAGGTAAGGATTGCTAGTCATTTGCTGCCTCCTTTGCTTCATATGCAATAGCGCTCAGCACCAGTTGCCTGATGTCAACACCAACAGGACAGCTCTTAATGCAGCGTCCGCAACCGCAGCAGGAGATGACTCCGTCGTGCAGGTCTGGATAGTAGCTGAATTTATGTCCGACTCTGTTTTTCAGTCGGTGAGCTTTTGTCGGGCGTGGATTGTGACCGCTGGCTTCCATAGTGAACATAGAGGACATGCAGTTGTCCCAGCTTCTGATACGTGTGCCGGAGATACCGTCACTTTCATCAGTGATGTTGAAACAGTAGCATGTGGGGCAGAGGTAAGTACATGCACCGCAGCTAAGGCATTTTGCAGACATTTCTTCCCAGTGCTCCATATT of the Maridesulfovibrio zosterae DSM 11974 genome contains:
- a CDS encoding FAD/NAD(P)-binding protein; amino-acid sequence: MTSNPYLPAMATIQEVIEETPNIKTFRVTLNNPEIKKNFSFEPGQVGQLSAFGIGEATFVINSTPTRMDYLQFSVMRTGEVTSKLHTLSAGDQIGVRAPLGNCFPYEAMKGKDIVFVGGGIGMAPLRTLLYYMLDNRDDYGKITLLYGARSPVDMAFSYELPEWMERDDLDTHLTIDSEYEGWEHNVGLIPNVLLDINPPSKNAFAVTCGPPIMIKFTVQALAKLGFKDDQIITTLEKRMKCGIGICGRCNIGGSYVCQDGPVYTYEQLKQLPNEM